From Candidatus Pedobacter colombiensis, one genomic window encodes:
- a CDS encoding D-2-hydroxyacid dehydrogenase, which produces MIKILANDGIDPIGKKILEEAGFVVDTETVPQDQLVEALKNYDGITVRSATKLRKDLIDQVPNLKLIGRGGVGMDNIDVEYARSKGIAVVNTPAASSLSVAELVFAHLFTGIRFLQDSNRKMPVEGATKFNALKKAYAGGVELQGKTMGIIGFGRIGRETAKVALRLGMNVLAYDLYPAEGTLPLTFQGGVSVEIPFKTVSLDEVIANSDFISLHTPFADKPILGAEEFAKMKQGVGVVNCSRGGTIDEAALIAALDSGKLAFAGLDVFDNEPTPDAAILQHAKISLTPHIGAATNEAQERIGTELASLIIEHFNK; this is translated from the coding sequence ATGATTAAAATACTTGCAAACGATGGGATTGATCCTATCGGTAAAAAAATATTAGAAGAAGCCGGTTTTGTGGTGGATACCGAAACTGTTCCTCAGGATCAATTGGTTGAAGCTTTAAAGAACTATGATGGTATTACCGTTAGAAGTGCGACCAAATTACGTAAGGATTTGATAGACCAGGTACCCAACTTAAAACTGATTGGTAGAGGTGGAGTAGGAATGGATAACATTGACGTAGAATATGCCCGTAGTAAAGGTATTGCTGTAGTAAATACACCTGCTGCTTCTTCATTATCAGTAGCTGAACTTGTTTTTGCACACTTGTTTACCGGTATCCGTTTTTTACAGGATTCCAACAGAAAAATGCCTGTTGAAGGTGCTACTAAATTCAATGCTTTGAAAAAAGCATATGCTGGTGGTGTTGAACTACAAGGTAAAACTATGGGTATTATTGGTTTCGGTCGTATTGGTCGTGAAACTGCTAAAGTAGCTCTTAGATTAGGGATGAATGTATTGGCCTATGATCTTTACCCTGCTGAAGGTACTTTACCTTTAACTTTCCAAGGCGGTGTTTCTGTTGAGATTCCTTTCAAAACAGTATCGTTGGATGAAGTGATTGCAAACAGTGATTTCATTAGCTTACATACTCCTTTTGCAGATAAACCTATTTTAGGTGCTGAAGAGTTTGCTAAGATGAAACAAGGTGTTGGTGTGGTAAACTGTTCCAGAGGTGGTACTATTGACGAGGCTGCTTTAATTGCTGCTTTGGACAGTGGTAAACTTGCTTTTGCTGGGTTGGACGTGTTTGATAACGAACCTACTCCGGATGCCGCAATTTTACAGCATGCAAAAATATCATTAACGCCTCATATTGGTGCTGCAACCAATGAAGCTCAGGAACGTATAGGTACTGAACTGGCTTCGTTAATTATTGAGCACTTTAATAAATAA
- a CDS encoding DUF1015 domain-containing protein, protein MPCIKPFCAFMPAVSLQSLVVTRPLENYSTGEARLIASENACSFLHLIDPELDNPYLRGTRQELIFKKISENLEGFIEQKYLVQQDTPSIYVYQVKHNGLVQTGIWTLTHIDDYLEGRIKKHESTVERREKLLADYLQQTGLDANPVLVTYHPDAVIDRITKQYLQLNPNLNFTFADGTEHKIWAISDEEDLTALVAAFARMPAVYIADGHHRAASMAKMGLQKKMLNAAKHNGTEAYNYFSTVYMNTNEVKVLEFNRLVRDIGTLSAAEFISALNSSFIVEKSAVPVKPDTLHKISMYFDHQWYVLSPKPGMFDEKDPVEVLDVSILQNLILGPILKINDPRTDARITFEGGRTPIAELQTKVDNSLFAVAFVLYPTSVAQVIAVADAGGVMPPKSTWVEPKFLVGLLTSYFN, encoded by the coding sequence ATGCCCTGTATTAAACCTTTCTGCGCATTTATGCCCGCAGTGTCTTTACAATCGTTGGTTGTGACGCGTCCGCTTGAAAATTACAGTACGGGTGAAGCCAGATTAATTGCTTCCGAAAATGCTTGTAGTTTTCTTCATTTGATTGATCCGGAACTGGATAATCCATACTTGCGCGGCACAAGGCAGGAACTCATCTTTAAAAAGATTAGTGAGAACTTAGAAGGCTTTATAGAGCAAAAATATTTGGTTCAACAAGATACCCCTTCCATTTATGTTTACCAGGTAAAACACAATGGTTTGGTTCAGACAGGAATCTGGACGCTCACCCATATTGATGATTACCTGGAGGGCAGGATAAAAAAACACGAATCTACGGTTGAGCGCAGGGAAAAACTACTGGCCGATTATCTCCAGCAAACAGGTTTGGATGCCAATCCTGTATTGGTTACTTATCATCCGGATGCAGTTATTGATAGGATAACGAAGCAATATTTACAGTTAAACCCTAATCTTAATTTTACTTTCGCGGATGGCACTGAACATAAAATCTGGGCCATTTCTGATGAGGAAGATCTGACCGCTCTTGTAGCCGCATTTGCCCGGATGCCTGCTGTTTATATTGCAGATGGGCATCATCGTGCTGCATCTATGGCAAAGATGGGCCTGCAAAAGAAAATGCTTAATGCAGCTAAGCACAATGGCACTGAAGCTTATAATTATTTCAGTACGGTTTACATGAATACCAATGAGGTAAAGGTGCTGGAGTTTAATCGGTTGGTACGGGATATCGGAACTTTAAGTGCAGCTGAGTTTATCTCGGCCTTGAACAGTTCATTTATTGTTGAAAAATCAGCTGTACCGGTGAAACCTGATACTTTACATAAAATTAGTATGTACTTTGATCATCAGTGGTATGTACTTAGTCCAAAGCCCGGAATGTTTGATGAAAAAGATCCTGTTGAGGTACTTGATGTCAGCATTTTGCAAAATCTTATACTTGGACCCATTTTAAAAATCAATGACCCGAGAACGGATGCGCGGATTACTTTTGAGGGGGGAAGGACCCCTATAGCAGAATTGCAAACCAAGGTAGATAACAGCTTGTTTGCGGTAGCTTTTGTATTGTATCCTACTTCTGTTGCACAAGTGATCGCCGTAGCCGATGCAGGAGGAGTAATGCCGCCAAAATCAACCTGGGTGGAGCCTAAGTTTTTGGTGGGCTTGCTGACCAGCTATTTCAACTAG
- a CDS encoding SAM-dependent chlorinase/fluorinase encodes MAIITLTTDLGSKDFYQAALKGSILSILPTATIVDVTHEVPSFNISHAAFVLKNVYPYFPKGTVHLIGIDSVFSQHTKYIALKHKDHFFVGADNGIFSLLFEEKPDEIVELNIMQDLKYLHFPLVDIFVKAATQLAKGAKLQDIGVATDSIEERMLLNPVIERDIIRGSVIYIDTFSNVITNITKELFTKIQKNRDFTLYFRKSETINQLSWHYNEVPEGEKLCLFGISNHLEIAINKGKASGLLGLHLNDIIRVEFHA; translated from the coding sequence ATGGCCATTATTACTTTAACAACAGATTTAGGTTCAAAAGATTTCTATCAGGCTGCCCTTAAGGGAAGTATATTGAGTATCTTGCCTACTGCTACAATTGTTGATGTAACACATGAAGTGCCATCCTTTAATATTTCGCATGCAGCTTTTGTTTTAAAGAACGTTTATCCCTACTTCCCAAAAGGTACAGTTCACCTGATTGGGATCGATTCTGTGTTTAGTCAGCATACCAAATACATTGCTTTAAAACATAAAGATCATTTTTTTGTAGGTGCCGATAATGGTATTTTTTCTTTGCTATTTGAGGAAAAGCCCGATGAAATTGTGGAACTAAACATTATGCAGGACTTAAAATACCTGCACTTCCCACTTGTCGATATTTTTGTTAAAGCAGCTACCCAATTGGCAAAAGGAGCCAAACTACAAGATATCGGTGTTGCTACCGACAGCATAGAAGAAAGAATGTTACTCAATCCCGTTATCGAACGTGATATCATCAGGGGTAGTGTAATTTACATCGATACATTTAGCAATGTGATCACCAACATTACTAAAGAGTTGTTTACTAAAATTCAAAAGAACAGAGATTTCACCCTTTACTTCCGAAAAAGTGAAACCATTAACCAGCTAAGCTGGCATTACAATGAAGTTCCTGAAGGAGAAAAACTATGCTTGTTTGGTATTAGTAACCATCTCGAAATTGCCATTAATAAAGGCAAAGCTAGTGGCTTACTCGGCCTGCATCTCAATGACATCATCAGGGTCGAATTTCACGCTTAA
- a CDS encoding PhoH family protein, protein MNELKLTLESVDPAQFWGTNNEHYELIKNAFPKLKLVARGNEVKVLGDDQELKGFEKKYNQLLEHLEKYSALSTSDVESILVSKKTSATAEPGAEKPAGGGGGGEVIVFGTNGLMVKARTANQRKMVESIGKNDVLFAIGPAGTGKTYTAVALAVRALKNKEIKRIILTRPAVEAGENLGFLPGDLKEKVDPYLRPLYDALDDMIPAEKLKTYIENRTIEIAPLAFMRGRTLDNCFVILDEAQNSTDLQLKMFLTRMGPSAKFIVTGDVTQIDLPKKTMSGLHNALRILDDIPGIDIIYLNGDDVVRHKLVKRILKAYGDIQ, encoded by the coding sequence TTGAACGAACTGAAATTAACATTAGAATCGGTAGATCCGGCACAGTTTTGGGGCACGAATAACGAGCATTATGAACTTATAAAAAATGCTTTTCCCAAATTAAAACTTGTAGCAAGAGGAAATGAAGTAAAGGTACTGGGTGATGATCAGGAACTTAAGGGGTTTGAGAAAAAATATAACCAGTTGCTTGAACATCTGGAGAAATACAGCGCTTTAAGTACAAGCGATGTGGAGTCAATTTTGGTATCAAAAAAAACGTCAGCAACTGCTGAACCTGGAGCTGAAAAACCTGCCGGTGGTGGAGGTGGTGGTGAGGTGATCGTTTTTGGTACGAATGGTCTAATGGTAAAAGCCAGGACTGCCAATCAACGCAAGATGGTGGAAAGCATTGGAAAGAATGATGTGCTTTTTGCGATTGGTCCGGCCGGAACGGGAAAGACGTATACCGCTGTTGCTTTAGCGGTTAGAGCACTGAAGAATAAAGAAATTAAACGGATTATATTAACTCGTCCTGCTGTTGAAGCGGGAGAAAATTTAGGTTTCCTTCCCGGAGATTTAAAGGAAAAGGTTGATCCATATCTTCGCCCATTATATGATGCATTGGATGATATGATCCCTGCAGAGAAATTGAAAACTTATATAGAAAATAGAACAATTGAGATTGCTCCATTGGCATTTATGCGTGGAAGGACATTGGACAATTGTTTTGTGATTTTAGATGAGGCTCAGAATTCGACGGACTTGCAATTGAAAATGTTTTTGACACGTATGGGGCCATCTGCAAAATTTATTGTAACGGGTGATGTTACGCAGATAGATTTACCGAAGAAAACGATGTCAGGGCTACACAATGCCTTGCGTATCCTTGATGATATACCAGGCATTGATATCATTTACCTGAATGGTGATGACGTGGTAAGACACAAGCTGGTGAAAAGAATATTAAAAGCCTACGGCGATATACAGTAA
- a CDS encoding phosphoribosylaminoimidazolesuccinocarboxamide synthase has protein sequence MTAIKETNFSFPKQTNFYKGKVRDVYTIDNRFMAMVVTDRISAFDVVLPEAIPFKGQVLNQIAAKFLNATKDIVPNWVIGVPDEMVTVGRICEPFKVEMVVRGYLAGHAWREYSAGRRSVCGVALPEGLKENDKLPKPIITPTTKAAVGHDEDISRADILAKGIVSETDYVQLEKYTYALYERGTQMAADRGLILVDTKYEFGKAGEEIFLIDEIHTPDSSRYFYAEGYAERQDKVEPQKQLSKEFVRKWLIENGFQGKDGQTVPVMTPEIVNSISDRYIELYEQITGDQFIKNEQSDVVARIEKNVNDFLNSL, from the coding sequence ATGACAGCAATAAAAGAAACAAATTTTAGCTTTCCGAAGCAGACCAATTTTTATAAGGGTAAAGTGCGCGACGTGTATACCATCGATAACCGGTTTATGGCGATGGTGGTTACAGATAGGATATCAGCATTTGATGTGGTTTTACCTGAAGCAATACCTTTTAAAGGACAAGTATTAAATCAGATTGCGGCTAAGTTTTTAAATGCTACAAAAGATATCGTGCCTAACTGGGTAATTGGTGTGCCGGATGAAATGGTAACTGTAGGTCGTATTTGCGAGCCTTTTAAAGTTGAAATGGTGGTTCGGGGATACCTGGCAGGACATGCATGGAGAGAGTACAGTGCTGGTCGACGCAGCGTTTGCGGGGTTGCTTTACCTGAAGGATTGAAAGAAAATGACAAGCTTCCAAAACCGATCATTACACCAACTACCAAAGCGGCTGTTGGTCACGACGAAGATATATCGAGAGCAGATATTTTAGCGAAGGGCATTGTTTCTGAAACTGATTATGTACAGCTTGAAAAATATACTTACGCTTTGTATGAGCGTGGTACGCAAATGGCTGCAGATAGGGGATTGATCCTGGTAGACACCAAATATGAGTTTGGTAAAGCTGGTGAAGAGATATTTCTGATTGATGAGATCCATACACCGGACTCTTCACGTTATTTTTACGCAGAAGGTTATGCCGAGCGTCAGGATAAGGTAGAGCCTCAGAAGCAACTGTCTAAAGAGTTTGTTCGCAAATGGTTAATAGAGAATGGTTTTCAAGGGAAAGATGGCCAAACAGTGCCAGTAATGACACCTGAGATTGTAAACTCTATATCGGATCGTTATATTGAACTTTACGAGCAAATTACGGGCGATCAGTTCATTAAAAATGAACAATCTGATGTCGTAGCGCGTATTGAAAAGAATGTGAATGACTTTTTAAATAGCCTTTAA
- a CDS encoding STAS domain-containing protein, whose product MKFSVDKHEKYVVLKLNESKLTNDNTPKLKSEFILLNTEGYCNIVLDLSAVKQCDDSQDLSSLLFGDRLCKKANGLFVVTGVNNVVAKILEMSNLNQSLTIVAKVDEATDLIFMEEIEKELLGSVDKG is encoded by the coding sequence ATGAAATTTTCAGTAGATAAGCATGAAAAGTATGTTGTTTTAAAACTCAACGAATCGAAGTTAACAAACGACAATACACCGAAGTTGAAATCTGAGTTCATTTTATTGAACACAGAGGGATATTGTAATATCGTATTAGATCTATCAGCCGTAAAACAGTGTGATGATTCTCAGGATCTGAGCAGCTTACTTTTTGGAGACAGACTTTGTAAAAAGGCAAATGGCTTGTTTGTTGTTACAGGTGTGAATAACGTTGTAGCAAAGATTTTAGAGATGTCAAATCTTAACCAATCCTTAACTATAGTTGCCAAAGTTGATGAGGCTACCGACCTGATCTTTATGGAAGAAATAGAGAAAGAACTGTTGGGGAGCGTAGATAAAGGTTAA
- a CDS encoding ribonuclease Z, producing the protein MKFEVTILGSSSATPVYNRNPTAQLLNCNEKFYLIDCGEGTQQQLIRYGFKANKIDFIFISHLHGDHYFGLIGLLSSLHLNGRIKPMVIFAPAALADILALQFEHSETVIRYPIEFVAVQADEPRQIFENADLTVETIILNHRIPCTGFSFVQKKRLRKLIVEKLEAEQIPIEYYPMLKRGVDLDLPDGRVLLNVEYTTDSERPKKYCYCSDTLFDESYFETIKGCDTLYHEATFLHEMIDRANQTHHTTALQAAQVAKDTGAVKLLIGHFSSRYKTLQPLLEEARSVFENTELAIEGNTYSI; encoded by the coding sequence ATGAAGTTTGAGGTTACTATTTTAGGCAGTAGTTCTGCTACCCCTGTATACAATAGGAATCCTACGGCTCAGCTTTTAAACTGCAATGAAAAGTTCTATTTGATAGATTGCGGTGAAGGAACCCAACAACAACTTATCAGGTATGGGTTTAAAGCAAATAAAATTGATTTTATTTTTATCAGCCATTTACATGGTGATCATTACTTCGGATTAATCGGGCTGCTTTCCAGTCTGCATTTAAACGGGCGTATTAAGCCAATGGTGATATTTGCTCCTGCTGCATTGGCAGATATCCTGGCTTTGCAATTTGAACACTCAGAAACGGTAATCAGATACCCAATTGAATTTGTAGCCGTACAGGCTGATGAACCGAGGCAGATTTTCGAAAATGCAGATCTGACAGTCGAAACTATTATTTTAAATCATAGAATTCCATGTACAGGCTTTTCTTTTGTACAAAAGAAAAGATTACGCAAGCTGATCGTGGAAAAACTGGAAGCTGAACAAATTCCAATCGAATATTACCCAATGCTAAAAAGAGGGGTAGATCTGGATTTACCTGATGGCCGGGTTTTATTGAACGTTGAATATACTACAGACTCTGAGCGTCCGAAAAAGTATTGCTACTGTTCAGATACCTTGTTTGATGAAAGCTATTTTGAAACTATAAAAGGTTGTGATACATTGTATCATGAAGCTACCTTCTTACATGAAATGATTGATAGGGCTAATCAAACCCATCATACCACTGCATTACAGGCTGCTCAGGTTGCTAAAGATACGGGGGCGGTTAAATTGCTCATTGGTCATTTTTCATCTCGCTATAAGACGCTGCAACCTTTACTGGAAGAAGCGCGGTCGGTGTTTGAAAATACAGAACTAGCTATAGAAGGAAATACATACTCGATATAA
- a CDS encoding MlaD family protein, with amino-acid sequence MKIANETKVGILAAFSIALLIIGYNFLKGNAIFSDETVLYAKYPRVDGLGVSKPVLINGFQIGRVDKLQLQSDGSILATLKIKGKYEIPKNSIARLEGTDLLGSKAIVLTLGTGTDYAQDGDFLNANVAKGLLETVQPVQKKTELIIAKMDSILTSVNTILNPNFQKNVDKSFNSIAATLSSLESTSKKVDNLVGSESSRISAILANAESISTNFKKNNEKINSILDNIHTISDQVAAANFKQTIENANKAVADLQGIVGKINSGQGTLGLLVNDKKMYENLTNASKNLDSLMIDLKQHPKRYVHFSIFGKKDK; translated from the coding sequence ATGAAGATCGCAAACGAAACTAAAGTAGGCATATTGGCAGCCTTTTCTATCGCCTTATTAATCATAGGTTATAATTTCTTAAAAGGTAATGCCATATTTTCGGATGAGACAGTCCTTTATGCCAAGTATCCCCGCGTTGATGGACTGGGTGTATCTAAGCCGGTTTTAATCAATGGTTTTCAGATTGGCCGTGTAGATAAGCTGCAATTGCAATCAGATGGATCCATTTTGGCTACATTAAAAATCAAGGGAAAGTACGAAATTCCAAAAAATAGTATTGCGAGATTGGAAGGAACAGATCTTTTAGGTAGTAAAGCTATCGTTCTGACTTTAGGCACAGGCACAGATTATGCGCAGGATGGTGATTTTCTAAATGCCAATGTTGCAAAAGGATTACTTGAAACCGTTCAGCCGGTTCAGAAAAAAACCGAGCTGATCATTGCAAAAATGGACTCGATATTGACCAGTGTAAACACTATTTTAAATCCTAATTTCCAGAAAAATGTAGACAAGAGCTTTAACAGCATTGCTGCTACCCTGTCCTCTTTAGAAAGTACTTCTAAAAAAGTAGACAATCTGGTAGGTTCTGAGAGTTCAAGAATCTCGGCAATCTTAGCCAATGCAGAGTCCATTTCAACGAACTTTAAAAAGAACAATGAAAAGATCAATAGTATTTTAGATAACATTCATACCATTTCAGATCAGGTAGCTGCCGCCAACTTTAAACAAACAATAGAGAATGCAAATAAAGCCGTAGCTGATTTACAAGGAATAGTAGGTAAAATTAATAGTGGACAAGGTACTTTAGGACTACTGGTTAATGATAAAAAAATGTATGAAAACTTAACCAATGCCTCAAAAAATCTGGATAGTTTAATGATAGATCTAAAACAACATCCTAAACGTTATGTTCACTTCTCGATATTTGGCAAAAAAGATAAATAA
- a CDS encoding N-acetylmuramoyl-L-alanine amidase, with amino-acid sequence MRLKKIVFLLAIPLFISVQTAFSQGYKVKTIVIDAGHGGPKSGAAGSYSLEKNVALKVALKLGRKFEEEMPDVKVLYTRKTDIDVEFHKRAALANDNKADIFISIHCNSMPDRRVITSYTETKNGKKIAQYGSVKNTSTSGTETFVAGSHRLDEQDAAIRENADIKLEKNYKQNYDGYDPNDPETFIILSLFKNTFRDKSLKLARLIQNAYTNDSKRVNRGVKEQGLLILQRCGMPAVLTEIGFISNPTEEDYMNSSDGQDEIVNSIYKAVKTYKKETEIN; translated from the coding sequence ATGAGATTAAAAAAAATTGTATTCCTATTAGCCATTCCATTATTCATAAGTGTACAAACTGCTTTTTCTCAGGGATATAAAGTTAAAACAATTGTTATTGATGCAGGGCATGGCGGCCCTAAATCCGGTGCTGCCGGAAGTTACTCACTAGAAAAGAATGTTGCTTTAAAGGTAGCCTTAAAACTAGGCAGGAAGTTTGAAGAAGAAATGCCTGATGTAAAAGTCCTTTATACCAGAAAAACAGATATTGATGTCGAATTTCATAAAAGAGCAGCATTAGCAAACGACAATAAAGCAGATATCTTTATTTCTATTCATTGTAATTCTATGCCCGACAGAAGAGTTATAACCAGTTATACAGAAACTAAAAATGGAAAAAAAATAGCCCAATACGGTTCAGTGAAAAATACTTCTACAAGTGGAACTGAAACATTTGTTGCCGGGTCACACCGCTTAGATGAGCAAGATGCGGCAATCAGAGAGAACGCGGATATCAAGCTCGAAAAAAACTACAAGCAAAATTATGATGGATACGACCCTAATGATCCCGAAACATTTATTATACTATCTTTGTTCAAAAATACATTTAGAGATAAAAGCCTGAAGTTAGCCCGATTAATTCAAAATGCCTATACAAACGATAGCAAAAGGGTAAACAGAGGTGTAAAAGAACAAGGCTTGCTAATCCTGCAAAGATGTGGGATGCCCGCAGTTTTAACGGAAATTGGATTTATCTCTAACCCCACTGAAGAAGATTACATGAATTCGTCTGATGGACAAGACGAAATTGTGAATTCCATTTATAAGGCTGTAAAAACATATAAAAAAGAAACTGAGATAAATTAA
- a CDS encoding N-acetylmuramoyl-L-alanine amidase — protein MFNPKRSKLMKNIPLLRPNVILIIFISIILIITSGNQAFTQEYKIKTIVIDAGHGGRDGSTHGLYSTEKDVALKTALHLGAAIEANMKDVKVIYTRTTDVFIPLYERIAIANNAKADLFISIHCNDMPVYRTTVVTGYKKGKHGKKIPITETVSRKSTSTKGVETFVSGMGRLNEQDEVIKRENAAIFLEDNYKENYEGFDPNNPENYIILSLMKNTFRTQSLKLAKLVQDQYVRVGRVDRGVQEKSLAVLARAGMPAILTEIGFISNPDEENYMNSEAGQKEITECLLKAIENYRKGIEG, from the coding sequence ATGTTTAATCCAAAACGTTCAAAATTAATGAAAAATATACCATTGCTTAGACCAAATGTAATTTTGATTATATTTATTTCTATTATTCTCATCATCACATCTGGTAACCAGGCATTTACGCAAGAATATAAAATAAAAACTATAGTTATAGACGCCGGACACGGAGGCCGTGATGGTTCAACCCATGGTTTATATTCAACAGAAAAAGATGTAGCCTTAAAAACAGCATTGCACCTAGGTGCAGCTATAGAGGCCAATATGAAGGATGTAAAAGTGATTTATACCCGAACTACAGATGTATTTATCCCGCTTTATGAACGGATTGCTATAGCCAATAATGCCAAAGCAGATCTGTTTATTTCTATTCATTGTAATGATATGCCTGTATATCGAACAACTGTAGTTACCGGTTACAAAAAGGGCAAGCACGGCAAAAAAATCCCTATTACCGAAACTGTATCCCGCAAAAGTACCTCTACCAAAGGCGTAGAAACCTTTGTGTCGGGTATGGGAAGGTTAAATGAGCAGGACGAAGTGATCAAGAGAGAGAATGCCGCCATCTTTTTAGAGGACAATTACAAAGAAAACTACGAGGGTTTTGACCCCAACAACCCGGAAAATTATATTATTCTATCTTTGATGAAGAATACTTTCAGGACGCAAAGTTTAAAACTTGCCAAATTGGTTCAGGATCAATATGTTCGTGTAGGTCGCGTAGACCGCGGTGTTCAGGAAAAAAGCCTTGCGGTACTGGCCAGAGCCGGAATGCCTGCGATTTTAACTGAAATTGGCTTTATCAGTAATCCTGATGAAGAAAATTATATGAATTCTGAAGCCGGACAAAAAGAAATTACCGAGTGCTTATTAAAAGCAATTGAAAATTATAGAAAAGGTATCGAAGGGTAA